Proteins from one Dysgonomonas sp. HDW5A genomic window:
- a CDS encoding type I restriction endonuclease, whose translation MDFKDAIKLLSERVEKVKENLHTEEATKNALIMPFLQAMGYDVFNPLEIMPEFTCDIGTKKGEKIDYAIFKDDQPVILVECKHWKQELTLHDNQLLRYFHVSNAKFGLLTNGIIYRFYTDLEVPNRMDEKPFLEINLLDLRSNQLEELKKFHKTYFDVDNILSSANELKYTSELKVVLNKEFTNPSPEFVKLISKQVYDGAITAKLLDQFTTLVKKSIAGLISDTISDRLKTALKTETSQTTSAIEVEKETPKTLPDNVVYMSEDGKIVTTKDEIDGFNIVRAILYEVVDINRVVDRDTNSYFGVLFDDNNRKPICRLYFNSENVRYLATFDTDKVETKNRIETLNDIYKYAKNLRSIVEYYLTQ comes from the coding sequence ATGGATTTCAAAGACGCGATAAAATTGCTATCCGAAAGGGTCGAAAAGGTAAAAGAGAATCTGCATACAGAAGAAGCAACTAAAAATGCATTAATAATGCCATTTCTTCAGGCAATGGGATATGATGTGTTTAACCCTCTTGAAATAATGCCCGAGTTTACTTGTGATATAGGAACAAAAAAAGGGGAGAAAATAGATTATGCCATATTTAAAGACGATCAGCCAGTAATACTTGTCGAATGTAAACACTGGAAGCAAGAGCTTACATTACATGATAATCAACTATTACGCTATTTCCATGTTTCTAATGCGAAATTTGGGTTATTAACTAATGGCATAATTTATCGTTTTTACACAGATCTTGAGGTTCCGAACAGAATGGATGAAAAGCCATTTCTAGAAATAAACTTGCTTGATCTGAGAAGCAACCAACTTGAAGAACTAAAGAAGTTTCATAAAACATACTTTGATGTTGATAACATACTTAGTTCTGCAAATGAGCTTAAGTATACAAGTGAATTAAAAGTTGTGCTAAATAAAGAATTTACAAATCCGAGTCCAGAGTTTGTAAAACTTATATCCAAGCAGGTGTATGACGGAGCTATTACTGCAAAACTTTTGGATCAATTTACTACATTAGTGAAAAAGTCAATAGCAGGCTTGATAAGCGATACAATATCAGATCGGTTGAAAACTGCCCTTAAAACCGAAACTTCTCAAACGACCTCTGCTATAGAGGTGGAAAAAGAAACTCCTAAGACTTTGCCTGATAATGTAGTTTACATGTCGGAAGATGGTAAAATTGTAACAACAAAAGACGAGATAGATGGTTTTAATATTGTAAGAGCTATTTTGTATGAAGTAGTTGATATTAATAGAGTCGTAGATCGGGATACGAATTCATATTTTGGTGTATTATTTGATGATAATAACCGAAAACCAATATGTCGTTTGTATTTTAACTCTGAGAACGTTAGATATCTTGCTACTTTTGATACGGATAAGGTTGAGACTAAAAATAGAATAGAAACTCTTAATGATATTTATAAATATGCTAAAAATTTAAGATCTATCGTTGAGTATTATTTGACTCAATAA
- a CDS encoding DUF5040 domain-containing protein yields the protein MKKLFLFVFLFVFFCVSSQEKYNILMTGASFASYENGWFELGCKELNATPLNKAVGAQAIADAANKMNEGTLYSKEELENADAFVIMHVHNMDVFENSALKENYTDYKVPFDRSNYAAAYDYVIKRYISDCYNLKFDKESKYYNTQSGKPVIIILSTHWHDARPIYNESIRLLAQKWGFPVIEFDKYIGFSKNTPHPVTKLQMSRLYADDNTETIDGVVYGWHQLRGEDKFIQQHMAAVFVDTMKKVLPLR from the coding sequence ATGAAAAAGTTATTTTTATTTGTTTTCTTATTTGTTTTTTTTTGTGTCTCATCTCAGGAGAAATATAACATCTTAATGACAGGAGCGTCTTTTGCCTCTTACGAGAATGGCTGGTTTGAATTGGGTTGCAAGGAATTAAATGCTACACCTTTAAATAAAGCCGTGGGAGCTCAGGCAATTGCCGATGCAGCCAATAAAATGAATGAGGGTACATTGTACTCGAAAGAAGAATTGGAAAATGCCGATGCTTTTGTTATTATGCATGTACACAATATGGATGTTTTTGAAAATTCGGCATTGAAGGAAAATTACACAGATTATAAAGTGCCTTTCGATAGGTCTAATTATGCTGCCGCTTATGATTATGTAATCAAAAGATATATTTCGGATTGTTACAATCTCAAGTTCGATAAGGAATCAAAATATTATAATACTCAATCAGGTAAACCTGTCATAATTATCTTATCGACTCACTGGCACGATGCTCGTCCCATATATAATGAATCGATTCGATTATTGGCTCAAAAATGGGGATTCCCGGTAATTGAGTTCGACAAGTATATAGGATTCTCAAAGAATACACCTCACCCTGTAACCAAGTTGCAAATGAGCAGATTGTATGCCGACGATAATACCGAAACCATAGATGGGGTTGTATATGGCTGGCATCAACTGAGAGGTGAAGATAAATTTATACAACAGCACATGGCTGCCGTATTTGTGGATACAATGAAAAAGGTATTGCCTTTAAGATAA